From a single Carassius gibelio isolate Cgi1373 ecotype wild population from Czech Republic chromosome A18, carGib1.2-hapl.c, whole genome shotgun sequence genomic region:
- the LOC127934179 gene encoding protein mono-ADP-ribosyltransferase PARP12-like isoform X2, with protein MYVVSRHIFHFICKHEGCSDYGQVERSLRQSFTVADQVLSQVLDDHQRFVIVQDDDSSPRSSKPDADSLILAKTSLRLSKHDKCPGCEDLHLCRYFVCGNCRFGTKCKNSHDLTSAHNSDLLKKHDLHGLASGELFQLLLQNDPSLLPEVCFHYNKGKGEYGSCKYKTSCGNLHLCLHFLQDDCKFGAACKRTHSFNAHALKILNTRGLSSENMRKLLRLYKSKLLIASSVFKKKETALPEVKGRTRHKSSGSVSESDQNEICLFFIRTGCSFKDKCVRFHHHLPYKWQILQKDGITWSDLPNEEEVEKAYCSPANVLCINESSTGHQVVDFMSMTCGVSDVRRLSTASSVTKPPHFILTTEWIWYWRNDKGGWTEYGKGEDPKFVASVTSEDLEKHYLADSEKEISFTSQNHQYILKFKEMCQRNLKHKTERDVRRRPRFVSAQDVKSKIKGSESPDSSASSSVEVPPYWDKGALDNFTYKIVPLQSTLKEYQRVGAMFSRTLPKSVIRSIERVQNLSLWKVFQWQKEQMNKRNGGSAFDQRYLFHGTDESLIAAICEQNFDWRMCGSHGTLYGKGSYFARDSSYSDRYAKSRNGKTKKMFVALVLVGNFTRGNNSLVRPPQKPTSQGFYDSCVDNEANPAIFVVFEKFQVYPEYIIEYS; from the exons ATGTATGTCGTTTCTAGACACATATTTCACTTTATCTGCAAACACGAGGGCTGTTCGGACTATGGTCAAGTCGAGAGGAGTTTACGGCAGAGTTTCACGGTGGCGGATCAGGTTTTGTCTCAGGTGCTCGATGATCACCAGAGGTTTGTTATAGTTCAGGATGACGACTCGAGTCCCAGAAGCTCTAAGCCTGATGCTGACAGCCTGATCTTAGCCAAAACCTCACTCCGGCTGAGTAAACATGACAAATGCCCCGGATGTGAAGACCTACACCTGTGCAGATACTTTGTTTGTGGAAATTGCAGATTTGG GACAAAATGCAAAAATTCCCATGACTTGACATCAGCACATAATTCTGACCTCCTGAAGAAGCATGACCTTCATGGCCTGGCGAGTGGAGAGTTGTTTCAACTTCTGCTTCAAAACGACCCCTCATTACTTCCAGAG GTGTGCTTCCACTACAACAAGGGAAAAGGGGAATATGGCAGCTGTAAATATAAGACATCCTGTGGCAACCTACACCTCTGCCTGCACTTCCTGCAGGATGACTGTAAATTTGGAGCAGCTTGCAAAAGGACTCACAGCTTCAATGCACATGCTCTGAAAATCCTGAATACTCGAGGGCTCAGTTCAGAAAACATGCGAAAACTGCTCAGGCTTTACAAGAGCAAGTTACTGATTGCTTCTTCAGTTTTCAAGAAGAAAGAGACAG CTCTACCTGAAGTGAAAGGACGCACCAGACACAAATCCAGTGGCTCCGTCAGTGAATCGGATCAGAATGAAATCTGTCTCTTTTTCATACGCACTGGATGTAGTTTCAAAG ACAAGTGCGTCCGTTTTCACCACCATCTGCCCTATAAATGGCAGATATTACAGAAGGATGGGATTACATGGAGTGACTTGCCGAATGAAGAGGAGGTTGAGAAGGCGTACTGCAGTCCAGCTAACGTTTTGTG TATTAATGAGAGCAGCACAGGGCATCAGGTTGTGGACTTCATGTCAATGACTTGTGGAGTGTCAGATGTGCGTCGGCTGTCCACAGCATCTTCTGTTACTAAACCCCCTCACTTCATTCTGACCACTGAATGGATCTGGTACTGGAGGAATGACAAGGGAGGTTGGACAGAGTATGGCAAAGGG GAAGATCCTAAATTTGTGGCATCAGTCACTTCAGAAGATCTTGAGAAACATTACCTGGCTGACAGTGAAAAGGAAATTTCATTTACTTCACAGAACCATCAATACATCCTCAAATTTAAAG AGATGTGTCAGAGAAATCTCAAGCACAAAACTGAAAGAGACGTTAGGAGGAGACCACGTTTTGTTTCTGCTCAAGATGTCAAGAGCAAAATCAAGGG aaGTGAGTCTCCAGACAGCTCAGCATCTTCTTCTGTGGAAGTTCCACCTTACTGGGACAAAGGAGCTCTTGATAACTTCACCTACAAG ATTGTTCCTCTGCAAAGCACTTTGAAGGAATACCAAAGGGTGGGTGCAATGTTTAGTAGAACACTGCCCAAAAGTGTCATTCGCAGCATTGAAAGAGTGCAGAATCTTTCTCTCTGGAAGGTCTTTCAGTG GCAAAAGGAACAGATGAATAAGAGAAATGGAGGGAGTGCATTTGACCAGCGTTACCTTTTCCACGGTACAGACGAGTCTCTCATAGCAGCGATTTGTGAGCAAAACTTTGACTGGAGGATGTGTGGAAGCCATGGGACACTTTATGGGAAAG gcAGCTATTTTGCCAGAGATTCTTCATACTCTGACAGATATGCAAAATCCAGGAACGGCAAGACCAAGAAGATGTTTGTGGCACTGGTGCTGGTCGGAAACTTCACAAGGGGTAACAATTCGTTAGTCCGTCCTCCACAGAAACCCACAAGCCAAGGCTTTTATGACAGCTGTGTTGATAATGAGGCTAACCCGGccatttttgttgtgtttgagAAGTTCCAGGTCTATCCCGAGTACATCATTGAATACTCTTAA
- the LOC127934179 gene encoding protein mono-ADP-ribosyltransferase PARP12-like isoform X1: MYVVSRHIFHFICKHEGCSDYGQVERSLRQSFTVADQVLSQVLDDHQRFVIVQDDDSSPRSSKPDADSLILAKTSLRLSKHDKCPGCEDLHLCRYFVCGNCRFGTKCKNSHDLTSAHNSDLLKKHDLHGLASGELFQLLLQNDPSLLPEVCFHYNKGKGEYGSCKYKTSCGNLHLCLHFLQDDCKFGAACKRTHSFNAHALKILNTRGLSSENMRKLLRLYKSKLLIASSVFKKKETVALPEVKGRTRHKSSGSVSESDQNEICLFFIRTGCSFKDKCVRFHHHLPYKWQILQKDGITWSDLPNEEEVEKAYCSPANVLCINESSTGHQVVDFMSMTCGVSDVRRLSTASSVTKPPHFILTTEWIWYWRNDKGGWTEYGKGEDPKFVASVTSEDLEKHYLADSEKEISFTSQNHQYILKFKEMCQRNLKHKTERDVRRRPRFVSAQDVKSKIKGSESPDSSASSSVEVPPYWDKGALDNFTYKIVPLQSTLKEYQRVGAMFSRTLPKSVIRSIERVQNLSLWKVFQWQKEQMNKRNGGSAFDQRYLFHGTDESLIAAICEQNFDWRMCGSHGTLYGKGSYFARDSSYSDRYAKSRNGKTKKMFVALVLVGNFTRGNNSLVRPPQKPTSQGFYDSCVDNEANPAIFVVFEKFQVYPEYIIEYS, from the exons ATGTATGTCGTTTCTAGACACATATTTCACTTTATCTGCAAACACGAGGGCTGTTCGGACTATGGTCAAGTCGAGAGGAGTTTACGGCAGAGTTTCACGGTGGCGGATCAGGTTTTGTCTCAGGTGCTCGATGATCACCAGAGGTTTGTTATAGTTCAGGATGACGACTCGAGTCCCAGAAGCTCTAAGCCTGATGCTGACAGCCTGATCTTAGCCAAAACCTCACTCCGGCTGAGTAAACATGACAAATGCCCCGGATGTGAAGACCTACACCTGTGCAGATACTTTGTTTGTGGAAATTGCAGATTTGG GACAAAATGCAAAAATTCCCATGACTTGACATCAGCACATAATTCTGACCTCCTGAAGAAGCATGACCTTCATGGCCTGGCGAGTGGAGAGTTGTTTCAACTTCTGCTTCAAAACGACCCCTCATTACTTCCAGAG GTGTGCTTCCACTACAACAAGGGAAAAGGGGAATATGGCAGCTGTAAATATAAGACATCCTGTGGCAACCTACACCTCTGCCTGCACTTCCTGCAGGATGACTGTAAATTTGGAGCAGCTTGCAAAAGGACTCACAGCTTCAATGCACATGCTCTGAAAATCCTGAATACTCGAGGGCTCAGTTCAGAAAACATGCGAAAACTGCTCAGGCTTTACAAGAGCAAGTTACTGATTGCTTCTTCAGTTTTCAAGAAGAAAGAGACAG TAGCTCTACCTGAAGTGAAAGGACGCACCAGACACAAATCCAGTGGCTCCGTCAGTGAATCGGATCAGAATGAAATCTGTCTCTTTTTCATACGCACTGGATGTAGTTTCAAAG ACAAGTGCGTCCGTTTTCACCACCATCTGCCCTATAAATGGCAGATATTACAGAAGGATGGGATTACATGGAGTGACTTGCCGAATGAAGAGGAGGTTGAGAAGGCGTACTGCAGTCCAGCTAACGTTTTGTG TATTAATGAGAGCAGCACAGGGCATCAGGTTGTGGACTTCATGTCAATGACTTGTGGAGTGTCAGATGTGCGTCGGCTGTCCACAGCATCTTCTGTTACTAAACCCCCTCACTTCATTCTGACCACTGAATGGATCTGGTACTGGAGGAATGACAAGGGAGGTTGGACAGAGTATGGCAAAGGG GAAGATCCTAAATTTGTGGCATCAGTCACTTCAGAAGATCTTGAGAAACATTACCTGGCTGACAGTGAAAAGGAAATTTCATTTACTTCACAGAACCATCAATACATCCTCAAATTTAAAG AGATGTGTCAGAGAAATCTCAAGCACAAAACTGAAAGAGACGTTAGGAGGAGACCACGTTTTGTTTCTGCTCAAGATGTCAAGAGCAAAATCAAGGG aaGTGAGTCTCCAGACAGCTCAGCATCTTCTTCTGTGGAAGTTCCACCTTACTGGGACAAAGGAGCTCTTGATAACTTCACCTACAAG ATTGTTCCTCTGCAAAGCACTTTGAAGGAATACCAAAGGGTGGGTGCAATGTTTAGTAGAACACTGCCCAAAAGTGTCATTCGCAGCATTGAAAGAGTGCAGAATCTTTCTCTCTGGAAGGTCTTTCAGTG GCAAAAGGAACAGATGAATAAGAGAAATGGAGGGAGTGCATTTGACCAGCGTTACCTTTTCCACGGTACAGACGAGTCTCTCATAGCAGCGATTTGTGAGCAAAACTTTGACTGGAGGATGTGTGGAAGCCATGGGACACTTTATGGGAAAG gcAGCTATTTTGCCAGAGATTCTTCATACTCTGACAGATATGCAAAATCCAGGAACGGCAAGACCAAGAAGATGTTTGTGGCACTGGTGCTGGTCGGAAACTTCACAAGGGGTAACAATTCGTTAGTCCGTCCTCCACAGAAACCCACAAGCCAAGGCTTTTATGACAGCTGTGTTGATAATGAGGCTAACCCGGccatttttgttgtgtttgagAAGTTCCAGGTCTATCCCGAGTACATCATTGAATACTCTTAA